AAACAACCAAAGGACTAATCAACTACCTAGCACTCAAAATGCAAAAATGGACAACCAAACATGGAAAACATCAACAACACCCATTAACTTGACAGCCCCAGTAAAAGGTGAATCTATTTTTTTGTTGTGTTTTATTTAGTCTTTATATGGCAGATTGGATATGTATGGATTATAGTACAATAACTTTACAAACCCGAATAATAAATAAGAATAAATGACTAATTCTTTGTCAATTCAAAAAAAAAATACCAACCACTTGCAAATCGAGAAGGTAAAATATCTGCAAGTTTAATGTCTATTCTTTTCATTTTCGGTTAAATGGTAAAGCGACAAGTATATGCTTGAATTTTTAACAGATATTTTCTTGAAGTTCAATTTTGAAAAAAGATTAGTTATCCTTGTTTCTGTAAAAAATTGACAGTGACTACTACCATTTCCAATAACATACTTTGGTTTATTTAATAATTTTCTTATAAAATTATTATGCTTAAAAAGATAAAAAAATAAACGATTTCTAATTTCCCCTGGCCCAAAACCATTTGGAGTAGTTACAAAAAATTGCGAATTTTTACACATTACCTTTTTTATATTTAAAACTAAATTTAAAGGGTCTAAGACATGTTCAAATACTTCCGAAGCAATTACTATATCAGATGAGAATGAATAACCATTTTCTTCACTTAGACAAATATTTTTAATTTTATTTTTTTTGATTAAATTTGATAAATAAACAACATCACTTTTATCAACGTCAAACGCCACAATGTTGCATCGTAAGGAATTTTAAGGAATTGTAATACCACCTTTGCCACAACCCGCTTTTAGTATATTAAGTTCATCTAATTTTTTATTGTTAATAATTGAATATTTTCTTAGCTGAAATAATAAATTCTAATTTTTTTAGATATGATGGATTATAATCAAAGTTTGCATCATTTAAAAATTTTCTACATCAGAGTTCATATTTACCACTAATTATTTTAATGTTTATACTCAATTTCGTTTTTAATAAGGATTCTCCACAAAGGAAACATTAGATTGAGTTTGTTTTAAATACAAAACCTCAGATTCACCATTTGAATATATTAAATTAGATTCTTCAATTTGTGGATTTAAATAGGACATATTGTAATAATAATTACCATTAACATAAGCAATATTTTGTAGAATATTGGTAGATCCAAGATATAAGTAAGAGTTTTGAATCTGTGTTTGATTTGTTATTACTTTTTGATATGGCATCATCCCATAACTTCTTAGTATATGTTTCACATTAAAAAAATCGGCATAAACTCTTAATGAATTCTTTCTATTTAGGGAAAGCCATTCAGCGGAATTAATATCCTCTTCTTTATAAAATGTTGAATAAAAAGCAGCTTTATATTTAGTATCCTGATTAATTATAGATTTCTGGCTCAAAGCCAATGAAGAAGGTTGATCATTGAAAATTTCATAAACTAAACCAACGTTGAAAAAGAAAAATATTATTAAAAAAATGGACATTAAATGCAGAGATTTTTCTTTAGTAAAATATTTATTTAGCTTTTTAAATCGCGATATTAAATTTATGAGGAATATACCTCCAATTATTGAAAATGGTGCTAAAAATATCAATGAAAGTTGGTATAATCTATCTGTGTTTAATGCACTTGCTAAATAGGGTATAAAGAAACTGAGGATTAATACTACTAAGAAAAATAAAGATAATATTAAATATTCTTCCTTAAATTTTAATCTATGTTTTAAAGTATACAAAAATCCTATTACTATAAATAAAGGTATTAATAATTGTATATATTTACCTATTGTATGTAAAAATGATGGATTTAAACTGTTTATTAACCTTAAACTTTGTGATGAATTTTGATCAAAAAATTCTGTAAAAAATGTTTGATACATATTATTCCCAATATCTACAAAAGCAATAAATGAAGAAGAGCTAGAGATGTACATATACCAAGCTAAAGTAAAAATTGTAATAAATAAAAATAAAGTGAATGTTACTGTTTTAAATTTATAATCCGACTTATCCAACTTTTTATAAAGTGGTAAAATAATCAACATCGCTAATAAACCTAAAACGAAGAGATAAGATAATCCATAGTGCGATAAAATGATAGAAGCCCCAAATATAATGAATAGAATCGATATTTTACTGTTACTTAATTTATCCTCAATCATTAGAAGTAAAAAAAGTGTTAAGAACAATTCTGCTAGTCCTAACCGACCCAAATAAGCACTATAAAATTTAAAAAAAGCAACAAAAACAAAACATGACAAAAACGCTATTATCGCTGTTGATTGTTTTTTATAAACTATGTATAATCCTACAGGAATTAAGGAATAAAAAAAAGGAAATATTATTTTAAATATCCAAGTTATGTTTAAATTAATAATTTTTGAATAAATTGGAACTAACATCACAATACTCAAAACAGAATTCACATCCCCAAACGTCTGAAATGACCAAATTGAATTCAAATTTACCAAATTAGCAAAGTAATACTCGACATTAACATCATTACCTGTAATGTTACCCGATATAAGTTCAATACTATACACAACTGATAAGGCAATTGCAAATATCGTTAGAGGATAAAATTTTTGGTTTATTTTCCCAAGTGAAACTAAGATAACTATTAATCCAATTAACAATATTAAAACCACCAAAGCAATATTATTATCATAATAATTCACTAGATAGGTTCCTATAACCGCAATTAAAGGCAATAATATTATAAAAGATTCTCTAGGAAAGCTTTTTAATTCTATATAACACTTTTCAGAGAAGTTTTTGTCGATCATGTAACTTAGAATAGATAATGCAATTACAAGAAGATTTATTGAAATTATTAAATTAAAAGGGGAAAGTGGTTCATGAATGCCAACGATTGGATAGATGATATTTAAAAAGAATCCTAAAAACATTATTAGAGATAAACTCAATCCTACAGCATATAATAATGATTTAACACTACTAATATTATGTATTCTCAATACTCTTAACATTAAATAACCAGGTACAAAAGTAAGAAAAACAAATCCAAAAACCTGTCGCAACAAAGGAATATTTATCCCAATTGTATCCAATAAACTCAATCCAATAAAAGATAACTGAATACTAATTATAAGAGCTAAAAATTTACTAAATTTCCAATCATTCATTTTAAATGGATTGTTTATAAACATTTATTCTACCCTCAATTTATTATAAATTTGAATTAAATTGCCTGCAATTACATCCCAAGAAAGCTCTTTTCTCATTTTAATGTAACCATTGACACCCATTCTCTTCTGTAAATTTTCATCATCTAAAGTTTTAATTATAGCTTCAGCAAGTGCGATAGAATTTTTTGAGGGAACTATAAATCCGGTTTTACCATTTTCTACAACTTCGGGTATACTTCCTACATCAGTTGCAATTACCGGTTTTTTGAATGCATATGCAATAGGAATAATTCCAGTTTGTGTACCTTCAATATAAGGTAAAATTACTATTTTTGCTCTTTGGAAAAAAGAAGATACTTCTTCATCTTTTATAAACCTATTGTGGATTTCAAAATTCTCATGATTTTTGATGAGGTGATTATATTTATCAAAATTCCCAGATCCCGCTATTATTAACTTAATTTCAGGTTTCTGATTTAAAATATAATTTACAGATTCTATTAAATAATTCAAACCTTTGTAATCTATTATCCTACCAAAAAATAGTATTGTGTCTTTTTCTTCATCTATTTTGTCCTCTGAATAGTTCAAGAAAAAAGAATAATCACCGTGAGGGATACTGTAAACTTTTTTATTTGTTTTAATTAATTTTTTAGCATATTTTCCATGAACTAATAGACAATCAGAGAATTTAACATAAATTCGTTTAGCAAATTTCTGATCGATCATTCTTCCGCCAATATGAGGATTAACATCATGAATCATTGTAACAATTTTAAATTTTCTTAGATAAGGTAAAAATAATGCAGCCCATAAATGAATTTCATTAAAATGAATTATATCCGGATTTTCTCTATATACGCTCCTTATAAATTTTAATGGCCTAGTAAAAATCAAGGTATTAACAATAAAATTTTTAATTAAGTTACCCATCTTTAATTCTATTATTTTAACATGATTAATATCAAAGTTATTTTTATCTATTCCAATAGGGGCTATTACAACAACGTCCTCTCTTTTTGCTAAAGAGTTTGCAAGTTGTGAAACGTAATGCACCATTCCCCCTTTGGTATTTAAAGTTATAATCATGATCTTCATAATACAGCCTATTTCTTGGAATTGATAATTAAACTTTACTGAATTGTTCTAAATATAAATCAGCTATTTTTTCCCAATCATGATTTTGAACTGCAAAATTTCTTGCATTTTCCGAATGCCTTTTATTATCCGATTTTAAATAATTTATTATATCATTTGCTGCATATTCTGTATTTTCAACATTAATGGTAATACCACAATCAGCTGCATCAGTTATTAAACTTATATTAGGTATTTCTGAAACTATGCATTTTAAACCTGATGCCATGGCTTCTAGAAGAGTTAAAGGCTGGCCTTCATATTTAGAAGTCATTATATAATAATCAGAACAAGCATAAACATTTGGAGTATCCATATGATGTACCTGACCTAAAAATCGGACATTATTTAATTCTTCATCCTTAACCAGGGTCTTTGAATTTTTAAGTAGTTCTCCTGTTCCGGCCATTAATAATGTTAAATTATTAATTTTAGCCGACAATTTAGAGAATATTCTAATTAATTCAAGAGGCTGTTTATGTTCATTAAATCTACCTAAACTAAGAATTACAATATTATTTTCTGGAATTTTAAATTTGTTTCTTAAAAATTTTTTATTATTTTTTGGCCTAAATAAATGGGTGTTTACTCCATTTGGAATATATTTAATCTTATCTCCGTTTATATTGATTTTTACTAACTCACTTTTTACTGAGGGATCAATTACCGTAAACAGTATTTCATTATTAATTTTTTTTATACAATAACTATCTATGATTGATGAAAATAAATAATAAAAATGTAAATGCAAGGGATATATTCTTTTTTCTATTTTACCCTGAGAAGTAGAGTGAATTGTCACTAAACATTTCTTAAAAGGATTTTCTGTAATAAATAGAGGGTTGTGTAGCCATACTATATCATAATCATTTTTTTTATTTTTAAAATATTTACTTACCTTAAACCAAAAATATAAAAGACTTATTCGCCCATATTTACCTATATTTCCAATTTTAATATCTGGTCCTGTTGGTGAACATACATCACATTCTATACCTTTTTTTTTCATTTGTTCAACAATATTATATGCTACATTGGCTATTCCTGAACCATGAGGATAATATTCTGATGCACATACTAAAATCTTCATTATTTACTCCAATAATTGATTAAATTAATGTTTCATATAATTTTAATGTTTTTTTTACTGTGTTTTCCCAGGAAAACCCGTTAATAATTTTATATCTTCCATTTTTTCCAAATTTAAGTGATAGAGATTTATCGGATAATATTTTTATGATGCCTTCTGCTAATGCTTCAGGATCTTTTTTTGGAACCATTATTCCGCATTCATTTATTATATCTATGAGTTGTGGTAATTTTGTGCATACTACTGGTATTTCACATGACATTGCTTCTAATATTGTTCTTGGTACTCCTTCTTCTAAGCTAGGTAGTACAAATATGTCTGAATTTCTGTATAAATCTGGAATTTCAGAATTTGGAATAAATTTTTTTTGTGTTATTTTCCTGTTTAAACCTAAATGATTAATTTGTTTATTAATATTCTCTTTTAATGGACCGTCTCCTACCATTAATAGTTTTAGATCATCATATTCTTCAGATACGATTTTAAAAGCTTCAATTAAGTATTGGACACCTTTACCGTGAATATATCGTCCAACCCATAGTAATTGTTTATTTTTACTTTCTTGTTGTTTAGGAGTAAATAAGTTAGTATCAATACCGTTATGAATTACTTCTATTTTGTCTGGATTAACTCCTAAATTGATGATAGATGATTTCCCTTCCTCAGTATAAGTAATAACTTTGTCAGCAGATTGAAATGTCCATTTACCTATTGTAGGTAAATATATTTTCTGGAGTTTCATGGGAACAGTTTGGGATATTAAACCATGGTTTGTAATTACAAGTGGTGTAGATTTAAGTTTACGTATCAATGCACATTGATTTGTTGATAAAAAAAGGTGTGAATGGGCATGTATAATATCAAAATTATGCTTTTCTTGTATTAATTTAAAGAATAATCCTGGTAAAAGAGAATTGCCGGCTATTTTTATTCTGTTATTAAATTTAACTACTTGATAATTCTTATTTATATTTTTTACTGGATTGGAATTCTTAGAAGTGTATACTGTTACATCATGTCCATACTGTGCTTGACATCTTGACATTTCATGTGTATGAATTCCAAGTCCTCCAACAACATATGGGTATAAGTCACTGACTACACGTAATATTTTCACTAATTTTCACCTACATTCATATTATAAAAAGACATTACATTAATCATACTTATAAATGTATTTTAAGAGGTAGAAAATGAAAGCTTTAGTGACAGGATGTGCAGGGTTTATAGGATCACATTTAACTGAGAAACTTTTAGAACAAGATTATGATGTAATTGGAATTGATTGCTTTACTGATTATTATTCTAATGAATTAAAAAGATCTAATATTTCAAATTCATTGAAAAATAATAATTTCACTTTGATTGAAGAAGATATTACAACTTTAACCGAATTTCCAGATGTAGATTATATATTCCATTTAGCTGGACAGCCTGGAGTTCGTAAATCATGGGGACAAACCTTTGAAACGTATACCAAGGATAATATTTATGCTACTCAAAGATTATTAGAATTTTATAAAGATTTAGATATAATTAAATTTGTATATTCTTCTTCTTCTTCAGTATATGGTGATGTGGAACTTCCAATGTCTGAGGATAGGGTATTGAAACCTATTTCACCTTATGGAGTTACGAAACTTGCAGCAGAACATTTATCATATTTATATCAGAAAAATTATGATCTTCCAACTATCTCTTTAAGATATTTTTCGGTTTATGGTCCAAGACAAAGACCAGATATGGCAATAAATAAGTTTATCAAAGCAATTATTGAAGGAAAAGAGATACATATTTATGGTGATGGAACTCAAACACGGGATTTCACATTTATCAGTGATGTAGTAAATGCAAACATTATAGCTGCAAAAGGAGATATAATAGGTGATTTTTTTAACATTGGAGGTGGAAGTAACATTAGTGTAAATGATTTAATAGGTGAAATCGAGCAGATTACAGGTATCAAAGCCAAAATTAGATACGATTCAGAACAGAAAGGTGATGTTAAAGATACATTGTCTTATAAAAACAAGGCAGAAAATATTTTGGGTTGGAAATCAAGTGTTGGTATAGAAAAAGGATTAGAAATATATATAAAATGGTATTATGATTTTTTAGAAAATATCTAAGCAGTAATTCCTTCAAATATAAATTATTCTTTAGGTTTAAATCTTGCACCATATATTAAAAGCCTAATGGGGCGATATATGTAATATAAAGGATATAATATTTCAGGTAATTGTAATGTATCCCACTCTAATGAAGTTGGACTGAAAGCCCGCCATAAACAAAACTTTATCCCATTAATCCAGTTATCTCTTATCCTAAACTGGATTAAAGCTTCTTTTGCTAAGTTAATATCATGTTGTTCAAAGATTTGTTTAATAATATTTAATGATATATCTTTCACCGAATATTCATAGCTCAATCTTTCTAAAATATCTTGAGGTATTTTAATATTGAATAAATATTTAACTAAATACAAATTGATACACAATATTTTCTTAATTTCATACGTATTAGCTTTATCAAGCACATAAGGCCAATTAATATTTTGATTTTGAATAAATTGAGCTATATCAGATATCCATGATAAGCTTATCCAATTATGATTAGCACTATGTGTACAAAGTATAAGTAATAAATCTTCATTTGAGAACCTTAAAGTATTTCTTCGATTAATTTCTATGTTTTTAAGAGATTTTTGATCAATGAAATTATCCGAAATCCCTTGAAATCTCCAATGCATTTCTACCATAATTCCATTAATATCATTTATAAATTTATATTCACGTTGTGTATTTATATAATGGGACTCAGGTTTAGGATCATTTAGAAAATATAATGAATACTTATTAGACTTCATTAATTTTTTTGTTTTTAAAACATCTTTTTTAAAGATAAAAATATCCAGATCATTAAATTCTCTAAGTGCAAGATTTTCATAAGCCAAAAGAGCTAAAGAAGGCCCTTTATACGGAATGGCATCAATGCCATAAGCTTTCAAAAGTTCCAGTATCTTAATTAATTCCCCGGTCATCAATAGATTTTTACGAACATTAGCATTAAAATATTCTTTAAGTTCACATAAAACATTCTCAGGAACCATATCCGGACAAATTAAATTAATATTACGATATAAAAGGGGCTTTAATCTGTGCCTTGAAGCTAATT
This Methanobacterium spitsbergense DNA region includes the following protein-coding sequences:
- a CDS encoding glycosyltransferase family 4 protein yields the protein MKILRVVSDLYPYVVGGLGIHTHEMSRCQAQYGHDVTVYTSKNSNPVKNINKNYQVVKFNNRIKIAGNSLLPGLFFKLIQEKHNFDIIHAHSHLFLSTNQCALIRKLKSTPLVITNHGLISQTVPMKLQKIYLPTIGKWTFQSADKVITYTEEGKSSIINLGVNPDKIEVIHNGIDTNLFTPKQQESKNKQLLWVGRYIHGKGVQYLIEAFKIVSEEYDDLKLLMVGDGPLKENINKQINHLGLNRKITQKKFIPNSEIPDLYRNSDIFVLPSLEEGVPRTILEAMSCEIPVVCTKLPQLIDIINECGIMVPKKDPEALAEGIIKILSDKSLSLKFGKNGRYKIINGFSWENTVKKTLKLYETLI
- a CDS encoding GDP-mannose 4,6-dehydratase, translating into MKALVTGCAGFIGSHLTEKLLEQDYDVIGIDCFTDYYSNELKRSNISNSLKNNNFTLIEEDITTLTEFPDVDYIFHLAGQPGVRKSWGQTFETYTKDNIYATQRLLEFYKDLDIIKFVYSSSSSVYGDVELPMSEDRVLKPISPYGVTKLAAEHLSYLYQKNYDLPTISLRYFSVYGPRQRPDMAINKFIKAIIEGKEIHIYGDGTQTRDFTFISDVVNANIIAAKGDIIGDFFNIGGGSNISVNDLIGEIEQITGIKAKIRYDSEQKGDVKDTLSYKNKAENILGWKSSVGIEKGLEIYIKWYYDFLENI
- a CDS encoding glycosyltransferase family 4 protein: MKILVCASEYYPHGSGIANVAYNIVEQMKKKGIECDVCSPTGPDIKIGNIGKYGRISLLYFWFKVSKYFKNKKNDYDIVWLHNPLFITENPFKKCLVTIHSTSQGKIEKRIYPLHLHFYYLFSSIIDSYCIKKINNEILFTVIDPSVKSELVKININGDKIKYIPNGVNTHLFRPKNNKKFLRNKFKIPENNIVILSLGRFNEHKQPLELIRIFSKLSAKINNLTLLMAGTGELLKNSKTLVKDEELNNVRFLGQVHHMDTPNVYACSDYYIMTSKYEGQPLTLLEAMASGLKCIVSEIPNISLITDAADCGITINVENTEYAANDIINYLKSDNKRHSENARNFAVQNHDWEKIADLYLEQFSKV
- a CDS encoding glycosyltransferase family 4 protein, which produces MKIMIITLNTKGGMVHYVSQLANSLAKREDVVVIAPIGIDKNNFDINHVKIIELKMGNLIKNFIVNTLIFTRPLKFIRSVYRENPDIIHFNEIHLWAALFLPYLRKFKIVTMIHDVNPHIGGRMIDQKFAKRIYVKFSDCLLVHGKYAKKLIKTNKKVYSIPHGDYSFFLNYSEDKIDEEKDTILFFGRIIDYKGLNYLIESVNYILNQKPEIKLIIAGSGNFDKYNHLIKNHENFEIHNRFIKDEEVSSFFQRAKIVILPYIEGTQTGIIPIAYAFKKPVIATDVGSIPEVVENGKTGFIVPSKNSIALAEAIIKTLDDENLQKRMGVNGYIKMRKELSWDVIAGNLIQIYNKLRVE
- a CDS encoding DUF2206 domain-containing protein yields the protein MFINNPFKMNDWKFSKFLALIISIQLSFIGLSLLDTIGINIPLLRQVFGFVFLTFVPGYLMLRVLRIHNISSVKSLLYAVGLSLSLIMFLGFFLNIIYPIVGIHEPLSPFNLIISINLLVIALSILSYMIDKNFSEKCYIELKSFPRESFIILLPLIAVIGTYLVNYYDNNIALVVLILLIGLIVILVSLGKINQKFYPLTIFAIALSVVYSIELISGNITGNDVNVEYYFANLVNLNSIWSFQTFGDVNSVLSIVMLVPIYSKIINLNITWIFKIIFPFFYSLIPVGLYIVYKKQSTAIIAFLSCFVFVAFFKFYSAYLGRLGLAELFLTLFLLLMIEDKLSNSKISILFIIFGASIILSHYGLSYLFVLGLLAMLIILPLYKKLDKSDYKFKTVTFTLFLFITIFTLAWYMYISSSSSFIAFVDIGNNMYQTFFTEFFDQNSSQSLRLINSLNPSFLHTIGKYIQLLIPLFIVIGFLYTLKHRLKFKEEYLILSLFFLVVLILSFFIPYLASALNTDRLYQLSLIFLAPFSIIGGIFLINLISRFKKLNKYFTKEKSLHLMSIFLIIFFFFNVGLVYEIFNDQPSSLALSQKSIINQDTKYKAAFYSTFYKEEDINSAEWLSLNRKNSLRVYADFFNVKHILRSYGMMPYQKVITNQTQIQNSYLYLGSTNILQNIAYVNGNYYYNMSYLNPQIEESNLIYSNGESEVLYLKQTQSNVSFVENPY
- a CDS encoding methyltransferase domain-containing protein gives rise to the protein MAFDVDKSDVVYLSNLIKKNKIKNICLSEENGYSFSSDIVIASEVFEHVLDPLNLVLNIKKVMCKNSQFFVTTPNGFGPGEIRNRLFFYLFKHNNFIRKLLNKPKYVIGNGSSHCQFFTETRITNLFSKLNFKKISVKNSSIYLSLYHLTENEKNRH
- a CDS encoding nucleotidyltransferase family protein, encoding MENDKNLKLSSEDELLICCSNTWIDPETMSKIVSLVSEDLDWNYIIQLASRHRLKPLLYRNINLICPDMVPENVLCELKEYFNANVRKNLLMTGELIKILELLKAYGIDAIPYKGPSLALLAYENLALREFNDLDIFIFKKDVLKTKKLMKSNKYSLYFLNDPKPESHYINTQREYKFINDINGIMVEMHWRFQGISDNFIDQKSLKNIEINRRNTLRFSNEDLLLILCTHSANHNWISLSWISDIAQFIQNQNINWPYVLDKANTYEIKKILCINLYLVKYLFNIKIPQDILERLSYEYSVKDISLNIIKQIFEQHDINLAKEALIQFRIRDNWINGIKFCLWRAFSPTSLEWDTLQLPEILYPLYYIYRPIRLLIYGARFKPKE